A window of Candidatus Binatia bacterium genomic DNA:
TTGACGGAGCTCGCGCTCGGCGGCGACCCGTTCGCTGACGTCCCGCTGAAGGCCGCAGAAATTGGCGATGCGGCCGTGGGCGGACACGGGCGCAGGCCGTGGGGCGCCTGGATGAAACATGGCGTTGTTCTTGCCTTACAAGATAGATAAAGTAAGACATCCAGGCTCAGGGAGGATATTGATGGATTCAGCGTACGTAACGACGAAGGGGCAACTTGTGGTGCCGGCACGGTTGCGCCGCAAGTACGGCATCAAGGCGGGAACACGAGTCCGTTTCCTGGAACGCGATCGGGAGATCATCTTGCAGCCCGTCACCCGGCAGTACATCCGCAGCGTCTGCGGCTTGCTCGCGGAGGCGGGCCCCGCCACACCGGAGCTGTTGAAGGAGCGCGCGCGCGACCGACAACGAGAGGAGAGGCGCGGTGGTAAGTCCCGTACTCGATAGTTTTGCGTTGCTGGTGTTTCTGTTCAAAGAGAAGGGACACCAGAAGCTCGTCGACGTATTCGACCAGGCGGCCGAAACCGACCAGGCTGCCCTCATTGCCGCACCCAACTGGGCTGAGGTGC
This region includes:
- a CDS encoding AbrB/MazE/SpoVT family DNA-binding domain-containing protein; its protein translation is MDSAYVTTKGQLVVPARLRRKYGIKAGTRVRFLERDREIILQPVTRQYIRSVCGLLAEAGPATPELLKERARDRQREERRGGKSRTR